Proteins from a genomic interval of Nematostella vectensis chromosome 12, jaNemVect1.1, whole genome shotgun sequence:
- the LOC5503871 gene encoding medium-chain acyl-CoA ligase ACSF2, mitochondrial: protein MLSKKMSYLHHPHTTPMEHKTLFQLLDRHTAECPNKEALVYRDEKGNRKSLTFKEYKDQSQAIAARLLELGVGRGDMVLVMLPSEFEFAIVEIALGRIGAIFVAVEFDAPEAVTILQDQIHCIFYSHESKEMQEVVSVIVDRDHFKAAVYVGPHTTPPNKPKVYSYSDLLEASEPYDLAALAQVEAEIQFDDPFLIIHSSGSTGKPKPALYTHQGFVNGVKIISLVFKATRESIVFSDSPLDWIPGVGFMLGLVPFCGATLVMFPPNLAVHGHVTGSILHIVEDEKCTHSHFLSYFFVDMTLYSEISNVDLSRLRFCLTGGQLMDKNLMKKVFDIVPDLCIFVGYGATEAFLVARQPLTKDNIDSVNYAALELNPGLEIKVVDSNENVVPVGTPGELYVRGLSMMHSANALKIEGADYRDCFTDTRWYRTNDRCLLTPDGKLKILGRIDNLIKCATESIQPVEVETVLSKHPKVISAIAVGVPDQRLYETVCACVKLGLDKGETEESVVAEIDAWCADKFIVSTNGLSSQPVHYVVMDQFPTTRTGKTDRKTLRKMAIEKLGIA, encoded by the exons TTCAGCTCCTTGACCGCCACACCGCCGaatgtccaaataaggaaGCACTGGTTTACCGAGATGAAAAAGGCAACCGGAAGTCACTTACCTTCAAAGAGTACAAAGATCAGTCCCAGGCTATCGCAGCCAGACTCTTGGAGCTAGGCGTGGGTCGTGGGGACATGGTGCTAGTCATGCTGCCCAGTGAGTTCGAATTTGCGATTGTCGAGATCGCTCTAGGGCGAATTGGCGCAATTTTTGTAGCAGTAGAATTCGATGCCCCTGAAGCTGTAACAATATTACAAGATCAAATTCACTGCATATTTTACTCCCATGAGAGCAAGGAAATGCAAGAAGTCGTAAGCGTTATTGTGGATCGAGATCACTTCAAGGCCGCGGTCTATGTCGGTCCCCACACTACCCCCCCAAACAAACCAAAAGTCTACAGCTATAGCGATCTCCTGGAAGCAAGCGAACCGTACGATCTCGCTGCCTTGGCCCAGGTTGAGGCAGAAATTCAGTTTGATGACCCGTTTTTGATCATTCACTCTTCCGGAAGCACAGGGAAACCAAAGCCTGCACTCTACACCCATCAGGGATTCGTCAATGGAGTGAAAATAATAAGCCTCGTCTTCAAGGCGACACGGGAATCCATCGTGTTTAGCGATTCTCCGCTGGACTGGATCCCGGGCGTCGGGTTTATGCTTGGTTTGGTTCCGTTCTGCGGCGCAACTCTTGTCATGTTCCCGCCAAATCTTGCCGTACACGGCCACGTGACTGGTTCTATTCTTCACATAGTCGAAGATGAAAAATGCACCCATTCCCATTTTCTGTCCTATTTTTTTGTCGACATGACGCTGTATTCAGAAATATCAAACGTGGACTTAAGCAGGCTGAGGTTCTGCCTTACTGGAGGACAGCTAATGGACAAGAATCTGATGAAGAAAGTCTTCGATATTGTGCCCGACCTTTGTATCTTTGTTGGTTACGGCGCTACAGAGGCGTTTCTTGTCGCCAGGCAGCCGCTTACAAAGGACAATATTGACTCCGTCAACTATGCTGCTTTGGAATTAAACCCTGGGCTGGAGATTAAGGTGGTGGACAGTAATGAGAACGTCGTGCCTGTTGGAACTCCAG GCGAGCTGTATGTGAGAGGGCTCTCAATGATGCACTCCGCGAACGCTCTGAAAATCGAAGGAGCGGACTACAGGGACTGCTTCACGGACACAAGGTGGTACCGGACAAACGACCGCTGCCTTCTCACGCCAGATGGAAAACTAAAG ATTCTTGGGAGAATCGATAACCTCATCAAATGCGCCACAGAATCCATTCAACCCGTCGAAGTTGAAACTGTCCTCTCCAAGCATCCCAAAGTCATCAGCGCCATCGCTGTCGGTGTACCAGACCAGCGGCTGTATGAGACCGTCTGCGCATGTGTGAAGCTCGGACTTGATAAAGGCGAGACCGAGGAGTCAGTAGTTGCTGAGATCGACGCCTGGTGCGCGGATAAGTTTATCGTTAGCACTAACGGTCTATCGTCACAACCTGTCCACTACGTTGTGATGGATCAGTTCCCTACTACAAGAACGGGTAAAACGGATAGAAAAACCTTGAGAAAAATGGCTATAGAAAAACTTGGTATCGCATGA